From Pseudomonas hormoni:
TGCGTTGCAGTTGCAGGCCAGGACGGCGACCTTCCTTCACCACGCTGAGGAAGTTCGAGGTCGCGTTGCCGCACGAAGTATTGGTCAGCAACGGGCTGTCGTTCAACGCGCAGTACAGCAGGAACGCATCGAGGAAACGCGACTCGGTGAGGTCGATGCCCATTGGCAGGAACGGGTTGATGTCCAGGCAACGCACTTCGACGTACTGAATGCCACGGGCCACCAGCGCCTGGATCGGCCGTTCGCCGGTGTAGGTCACGCGTTTCGGACGGATGTTGGAGTAGTACTCGTTTTCGATCTGCAGGATGTTGGTGTTGAGCTGAACCCACTCACCGTCCTGATGCGTACCGATTTCCACGTACGGCGCATACGGTGTGGCGACTGCCTTGCGCAGGCTGTCGGTGTAGCTCGCCAAGTCGTTGTAGCACGGCGTCAGACCGGCCTGGGCGTTGCTCTGGTAACCCAGATCGCTCATGCGCAGGCTGGTGGCGTACGGCAGGTACAGGGTGTCCGGGTCCAGCTGTTCCAACTGGTGCGAACGACCGCGCAGGAAACCGGCGTCCAGCGCTGGCGATGCACCGAACAGGTACATCAGCAGCCAGCTGTAGCGGCGGAAGTTACGGATCAGCGCGATGTAGGCCGACGACTGATAGTCGCGGTCAGTGCCGACAAACCCTTCAGCCTGTTTGAGCAGCGGCCAGAGTTTTTCCGGCAGGGAAAAGTTGTAGTGAATCCCGGCGATGCACTGCATGGTCTTGCCGTAGCGCAGGGCCAGGCCCTTGCGGTAGACATACTTGAGCTTGCCGATGTTGGAGGTGCCGTAATAGGCGATCGGGATATCTTCCTCGGCCGGCAACGGGCACGGCATCGACGGACTCCACAGGAACTCGTTGCCGAGCTTGCTGTAGGCAAAACGGTGAATGCTGTCCAGGCTCGCCAGGGTGTCGGCCGGGTCGGGCAGGGCGGGTGTGATGAACTCCAGCAGCGACTCGGAATAGTCGGTGGTGATTTGTTCGTTGGTCAGCGCGGAACCCAATTCTTCCGGGTGCGGCGTTTGCGCCAGGCGACCTTCGCCGGTCACGCGCAGGCATTCACGTTCGATGCCGTGAAGGCACTGTTCGAGCAGAGAGAGGTTAGCGCGCTCGCCGAGCAGAGCCAGGCGGCGGTTGAGAAGTTCGCTCAAGTTGGATTCCTTCACGCGTCAGTCGCCCCAATATGGGGGTGGGCAAGACGGTCTACAAGGGTGAAGTTAAAACTGGCGTTTTCGCCTGGTTTTTGCAACCGCGCAAGCCATGCCGGTCAGTAAAGAACTGCACAATCCCTGTGGGAGCGAGCCTGCTCGCGATGGCGGTGTGTCAGTCAACATATGAGTGTCTGACACACCGCCATCGCGAGCAGGCTCGCTCCCACAGGATTCGTAGCGCTGAAATTAACTCAAAATGATGGCATTCATCTACAGGACAGCGAACGTGCCTTGTGCTTTTGCGACGAGTTTGTCGCCCTGCATCACGTCGGCTTCGACCACCAGCGTGCGGCGGCCTGGGTGGATCACCCGCGCCGTGCACATGACCTCACCGTCTGCGACGGCGCGGATGTAATTGATCTTGCACTCGATGGTCGCGCTCTGCTGGTCAAAGCCGTGGGTGCTGGAACAGGCCAGCCCCATGGCAATGTCCACCAGACTGAACAAGGCTCCGCCGTGCAGCTTGCCGCCGCGATTGCGCAGTTCTGGTTCCAGCGCCAGGGC
This genomic window contains:
- the gshA gene encoding glutamate--cysteine ligase, encoding MSELLNRRLALLGERANLSLLEQCLHGIERECLRVTGEGRLAQTPHPEELGSALTNEQITTDYSESLLEFITPALPDPADTLASLDSIHRFAYSKLGNEFLWSPSMPCPLPAEEDIPIAYYGTSNIGKLKYVYRKGLALRYGKTMQCIAGIHYNFSLPEKLWPLLKQAEGFVGTDRDYQSSAYIALIRNFRRYSWLLMYLFGASPALDAGFLRGRSHQLEQLDPDTLYLPYATSLRMSDLGYQSNAQAGLTPCYNDLASYTDSLRKAVATPYAPYVEIGTHQDGEWVQLNTNILQIENEYYSNIRPKRVTYTGERPIQALVARGIQYVEVRCLDINPFLPMGIDLTESRFLDAFLLYCALNDSPLLTNTSCGNATSNFLSVVKEGRRPGLQLQRNGQPVDLKEWASELLENIAPLAALLDQSHGGDAHSKALDAQLAKVKDPSLTPSAQVLAAMAEHKESFSQFSLRQSQAHAEYFRNEPLSSEDQAKFEDRARSSLAEQVELEQNEVGDFDVFVGSYQASILAISN
- a CDS encoding PaaI family thioesterase; translation: MDIPAGLTESAFFKLLGCRLHSLEAGVAQVALALEPELRNRGGKLHGGALFSLVDIAMGLACSSTHGFDQQSATIECKINYIRAVADGEVMCTARVIHPGRRTLVVEADVMQGDKLVAKAQGTFAVL